One stretch of Candidatus Bathyarchaeia archaeon DNA includes these proteins:
- a CDS encoding RDD family protein — MEITHEGIGVRLAAQIVDWVILSIIYVAIGYGFYRSLTWEITEPKFLTAAMIWTTASFLYFFLLEGFLGATGGKKLVGIKVVMEDGSKCEFKAAFIRNGFRLIDFLPFLYIIGAILIWRSSKKQRLGDWAAGTVVTSAEPALKLWKDI; from the coding sequence GTGGAAATCACCCATGAAGGGATAGGTGTAAGGCTTGCGGCCCAGATCGTCGACTGGGTCATCCTTTCCATAATTTATGTAGCCATCGGATATGGATTTTACAGATCCCTAACATGGGAAATTACAGAACCCAAATTTCTGACAGCGGCTATGATATGGACGACTGCCTCGTTCCTATACTTTTTCCTGCTTGAAGGCTTCTTAGGCGCTACTGGTGGGAAGAAGCTAGTCGGCATTAAGGTCGTCATGGAGGATGGGTCGAAATGCGAGTTTAAAGCCGCTTTCATTCGAAATGGATTTCGCCTCATCGACTTCCTTCCCTTCCTATACATCATCGGGGCGATATTGATTTGGAGGTCGAGTAAAAAGCAGAGGTTAGGCGACTGGGCCGCTGGGACGGTCGTCACGTCCGCTGAGCCTGCCCTCAAGCTGTGGAAGGACATTTAA
- a CDS encoding Gfo/Idh/MocA family oxidoreductase: MKEVRIGVISFAHFHGYSYARCVVELPNAKLVAVADDDEARGRKVAEQYSVDFYLDYRKLLSRDDVDAVIVTAENVRHAAMVIDAAEAGKHVLCEKPLATTLKDADAMLKAAEKAGVKLQTAYVMRYHAVTSLVKDLIAKGEIGRIVAMTGTNQLKWLVYGWFIEPALSGGGSVMDHTVHLADLMRWYTRSEAKTVYTEIGKNIHGDVKVEDNALTFVTFKNGSFGTIDGSWSRPKGFYTWGHMAMEILGTEGLIQIDAFRQNVNVIEANPPNDRLEWHYWGCDADKEMVKGFVECILRDKKPKATGFDGRQGVEITLAAYESARKGIPVTLPLTP; the protein is encoded by the coding sequence GTGAAGGAAGTTAGAATAGGGGTTATCAGCTTCGCGCACTTCCACGGATATAGCTACGCGAGATGCGTCGTCGAACTTCCGAACGCCAAGCTAGTCGCCGTGGCCGACGATGATGAAGCCCGCGGAAGAAAGGTGGCTGAGCAGTACTCCGTCGACTTCTATCTAGATTACCGGAAGCTTTTAAGCAGGGATGATGTGGACGCGGTGATCGTGACGGCTGAAAACGTTAGACATGCGGCGATGGTGATCGACGCCGCTGAAGCTGGAAAACACGTGCTCTGCGAAAAACCCCTAGCCACCACTTTAAAGGACGCTGACGCGATGCTTAAAGCCGCGGAGAAGGCGGGGGTGAAGTTGCAGACAGCCTATGTGATGAGGTATCATGCCGTCACAAGCCTAGTGAAAGACTTGATCGCTAAAGGTGAGATTGGGAGGATCGTCGCTATGACTGGCACAAACCAGTTGAAGTGGCTTGTCTACGGATGGTTCATCGAACCCGCCCTTTCCGGAGGCGGAAGCGTCATGGACCATACCGTTCACTTAGCCGACTTGATGCGATGGTATACTCGAAGCGAAGCCAAGACTGTATACACGGAAATCGGGAAAAACATCCATGGAGACGTTAAGGTTGAGGATAATGCTTTAACGTTCGTCACCTTCAAAAATGGATCCTTCGGAACAATCGATGGAAGTTGGTCAAGGCCGAAGGGGTTCTACACATGGGGACACATGGCGATGGAAATCCTTGGAACAGAAGGTTTGATTCAAATCGACGCGTTCAGACAAAACGTGAACGTCATCGAAGCCAATCCGCCCAACGATCGACTGGAATGGCATTACTGGGGATGCGACGCCGATAAGGAGATGGTGAAAGGGTTTGTTGAATGTATCCTGAGAGATAAAAAACCGAAGGCCACTGGGTTTGATGGAAGACAGGGCGTCGAAATCACGCTAGCCGCGTATGAATCAGCGAGGAAAGGCATACCGGTAACGTTACCCTTAACCCCCTAA
- a CDS encoding Gfo/Idh/MocA family oxidoreductase, producing the protein MKNSIGVAVIGFGFMGHTHATGWSMVPEARLVAVSDVRGKQIAKEAKKFKMKVYGDYRDVLERKDVDVVDICTPTDTHAQVAVESAKAGKNVLLEKPIALTLRDADRIIGAVKKAGVTFMVAHCIRFFSEYMKVKELLDKGVLGEPVIARALRAGPLPGWGVKSWFKEQKRSGGVSVDLAIHDIDFVRWCFNQDVARVYAKVGRFVRKDANMDDHALMILRFQGGGVAHIEASWAVPQEYPFTYALELSGTKGFVSFNNHDTVPLTVMSKGKIAHYGVDTERWVEGMPFPIDPYYREIRHFADCVLKGRTPLTGGEEARKALEIALAAKASSKRGEPVKIPLEG; encoded by the coding sequence TTGAAGAATTCGATCGGAGTGGCGGTCATCGGCTTCGGCTTCATGGGACACACGCATGCCACTGGGTGGTCCATGGTGCCAGAGGCGAGGCTGGTGGCTGTTTCCGACGTTAGGGGGAAACAGATCGCTAAGGAGGCTAAGAAATTTAAGATGAAGGTATACGGGGATTATCGGGATGTTTTGGAGAGAAAGGATGTCGACGTGGTTGACATCTGCACCCCAACGGACACCCATGCTCAGGTCGCCGTGGAGTCGGCGAAGGCTGGGAAGAACGTTTTATTGGAGAAGCCCATCGCCTTGACTTTAAGGGACGCGGATAGGATCATTGGAGCGGTTAAGAAGGCGGGTGTAACCTTCATGGTAGCCCATTGCATCAGGTTTTTCTCCGAGTACATGAAGGTGAAAGAGCTTCTGGATAAGGGTGTGCTTGGTGAGCCTGTGATCGCTAGAGCCTTGAGGGCCGGTCCGTTGCCCGGTTGGGGTGTGAAGAGCTGGTTTAAGGAGCAGAAGCGGAGTGGGGGCGTATCCGTCGACTTGGCGATCCACGACATTGACTTCGTGAGGTGGTGTTTTAACCAGGATGTGGCCAGAGTATACGCGAAGGTTGGTAGGTTTGTGAGAAAAGACGCTAACATGGATGACCATGCCCTCATGATATTGAGGTTTCAAGGAGGGGGTGTCGCTCATATCGAAGCGTCTTGGGCGGTTCCACAGGAATACCCGTTCACGTACGCTTTAGAGCTTTCAGGCACCAAGGGGTTCGTCTCCTTCAACAACCATGACACTGTACCGTTAACCGTCATGTCTAAGGGGAAAATTGCCCACTACGGGGTTGACACGGAAAGATGGGTGGAGGGGATGCCTTTTCCCATAGATCCATATTACCGGGAGATAAGGCATTTCGCTGACTGCGTGTTGAAGGGGAGGACTCCTCTCACCGGTGGGGAGGAGGCGAGGAAGGCGCTGGAAATCGCGTTGGCCGCCAAAGCTTCCTCGAAAAGGGGTGAGCCGGTGAAAATTCCCTTGGAGGGTTGA
- a CDS encoding TATA-box-binding protein has translation MLRSGVEIQNVVASVSFDQQLDLETISKTLPTAKYNPEEFPGVIYHARKPKASMLIFSSGKIVCSGMKSERQAKRAASKIVYELKNNGIVLIREPFVEIENIVASADLGVTLSLEDLAYALEGTFYDPEQFPGLIYRLREPKATFIIFTTGKVVCTGVRRKKDALKALEMLKASLKSKNLLFEP, from the coding sequence ATGCTGCGTTCAGGTGTGGAAATTCAAAATGTGGTGGCTTCCGTCTCCTTTGACCAGCAACTAGATTTGGAGACTATTTCCAAGACGTTGCCCACCGCCAAGTATAACCCTGAGGAGTTTCCAGGGGTGATTTATCACGCTCGAAAACCGAAGGCGTCGATGCTCATCTTCAGCTCGGGAAAAATCGTCTGCTCTGGAATGAAGTCTGAAAGGCAAGCGAAGAGGGCTGCGTCAAAAATCGTGTACGAGCTTAAAAACAACGGCATCGTACTTATCCGTGAACCATTCGTCGAGATTGAAAACATCGTAGCCTCAGCTGACCTCGGCGTTACACTCAGCTTAGAGGACCTGGCGTACGCGCTGGAGGGAACTTTTTACGACCCCGAGCAGTTCCCTGGGCTCATATACAGGTTACGAGAGCCGAAAGCAACCTTCATAATTTTTACAACAGGAAAGGTTGTCTGCACCGGGGTAAGGAGGAAGAAGGACGCTTTAAAAGCCTTGGAAATGTTGAAAGCTTCTTTAAAGTCAAAGAATCTGCTCTTCGAGCCTTGA
- a CDS encoding imidazoleglycerol-phosphate dehydratase, whose protein sequence is MLRIGEATRLTREVDIKVRVRLNGQGDFKGGTKVEFLNHALKTLAMHSGMDLEVSGKGDLTHHLVEDLAMCLGDALSKALGDRVGLKRFGCAYVPMDDALARAVVDLGGRPYYVAELALTRSYVEDLKREDLEHFLRSLAERLKASLHLHVLYGLNDHHKAEASIKALALALKDAWSIAGTKSPSVKGTLT, encoded by the coding sequence ATGCTTAGAATAGGCGAAGCAACGAGGCTGACCAGGGAGGTTGATATAAAGGTGAGAGTTAGGTTGAATGGCCAAGGAGACTTCAAGGGAGGAACTAAGGTGGAATTCCTAAACCACGCGTTGAAGACCCTCGCGATGCACTCGGGAATGGACCTCGAGGTTTCAGGTAAAGGAGATCTAACGCATCATCTGGTTGAGGATTTGGCGATGTGCCTGGGGGACGCTTTGTCCAAGGCGTTGGGCGACAGGGTGGGGTTGAAAAGGTTCGGCTGCGCTTATGTTCCAATGGACGACGCGTTGGCTAGGGCTGTAGTGGATCTAGGCGGACGACCATACTATGTCGCGGAGCTGGCCTTAACTCGATCATATGTTGAGGATTTAAAGCGCGAGGACCTAGAGCACTTTCTCAGAAGTCTCGCGGAGCGTTTAAAGGCGAGCCTACACCTTCATGTCCTATACGGTTTAAATGACCACCATAAGGCTGAGGCTTCCATCAAAGCGCTCGCCCTGGCATTGAAGGACGCTTGGAGCATCGCAGGAACCAAATCCCCCAGCGTGAAGGGAACTCTCACATGA
- the hisH gene encoding imidazole glycerol phosphate synthase subunit HisH: protein MTVFAILNYGVGNLRSIANALEKVRAKPRITSNPEDVMHSDALVLPGVGAFKGALRKVREMETCLRAFIESERPVLGICLGLQLLLKRSFEGGLNRGLEFISGDVVKLPNTVKIPHIGWNTVKIRRTDGVLEGLRDECYMYFAHSYVAQLEGEEADVLLATTEYGVRFPSVVKKRNIYATQFHPEKSGRNGLKLLENVVRLTRT from the coding sequence ATGACCGTTTTCGCCATCTTAAACTACGGCGTAGGCAACCTAAGAAGCATAGCCAACGCCCTGGAAAAGGTGAGAGCAAAGCCAAGAATCACTTCGAATCCTGAAGATGTTATGCACAGCGACGCCCTTGTCCTTCCCGGCGTCGGCGCATTTAAAGGCGCCTTAAGAAAAGTGAGGGAGATGGAAACATGCTTAAGGGCCTTCATAGAATCTGAAAGGCCTGTTCTAGGAATCTGCTTAGGGCTACAACTACTACTAAAGCGAAGCTTTGAAGGGGGCCTCAACAGAGGATTGGAATTCATCTCCGGCGACGTAGTAAAGCTTCCCAACACTGTGAAGATCCCCCACATCGGATGGAACACGGTAAAAATACGAAGAACCGATGGAGTGCTAGAAGGGTTACGAGACGAATGCTACATGTACTTCGCACACTCCTATGTCGCGCAGTTGGAGGGTGAAGAAGCCGATGTGCTGCTCGCTACCACTGAGTATGGGGTTCGATTCCCATCTGTGGTTAAGAAACGTAACATTTACGCAACCCAGTTTCATCCCGAGAAAAGTGGGAGAAACGGGTTAAAGCTTCTGGAGAACGTTGTACGTTTGACGAGGACGTGA
- the hisA gene encoding 1-(5-phosphoribosyl)-5-[(5-phosphoribosylamino)methylideneamino]imidazole-4-carboxamide isomerase, with protein MEIYPAVDLMNGRCVRLVKGRRTARKTYYRNPVEAASKFAELGASRLHVVDLDAAMGVGENVREMTEIIRQVNVKVQVAGGIRSVEKAQSLLQMGAFRVVFSTAAVENPGLLEEAVAILGPEKIALALDLKKGDVMVHGWRKRALRGPKQLIDQANRLSLGAVIFTSISVDGTLQGVDLQTAQRVRSVVKRPLIVAGGISSVAELKRLEDLGVDGAIVGKALYEGAIDLRKAISKLRDC; from the coding sequence ATGGAAATATATCCTGCCGTCGACCTGATGAACGGCCGTTGCGTCCGACTCGTGAAGGGGAGAAGAACCGCTAGAAAAACATATTATCGAAACCCGGTGGAAGCGGCTTCGAAGTTCGCGGAGTTAGGAGCTAGCAGACTTCACGTCGTAGACTTGGACGCGGCTATGGGCGTAGGTGAAAATGTGAGGGAAATGACGGAAATTATAAGGCAGGTTAACGTTAAAGTGCAGGTGGCTGGGGGGATCCGAAGCGTAGAGAAAGCCCAATCCCTTCTACAAATGGGTGCGTTCAGGGTAGTGTTTTCCACCGCGGCGGTTGAGAACCCAGGCCTATTGGAGGAAGCGGTCGCCATCCTTGGACCTGAGAAAATAGCCTTAGCCCTCGACCTCAAGAAAGGAGATGTAATGGTTCATGGATGGAGAAAACGAGCACTCCGAGGCCCCAAACAGTTAATCGACCAAGCCAACCGACTTTCATTGGGAGCGGTGATATTCACCTCCATATCGGTTGATGGAACATTACAAGGAGTTGATCTTCAAACAGCCCAGCGTGTAAGGAGTGTGGTGAAGAGACCCCTAATCGTTGCTGGGGGGATAAGTAGTGTGGCGGAGTTAAAGCGCCTCGAAGATTTAGGCGTGGATGGAGCCATCGTTGGGAAAGCCTTGTATGAAGGCGCCATAGACCTACGTAAGGCGATTTCAAAACTGCGGGATTGCTGA
- the hisF gene encoding imidazole glycerol phosphate synthase subunit HisF: MLTKRIIPCLDVDKGKVVKGVRFKNLRVEGEPAQLAAEYDRQQADELVFLDITASYEDRAILIDAVKKTAEAIFIPFTVGGGVRGVQDMLNILTAGADKVSINTAAVRSPKVVREASQRFGSQCVVVAVDAKRNYGALKGREVVETPQGPCWWEVYIEGGRTPTGLDALSWMMKVEKLGAGEILLTSMDCDGTRSGYDIELTKAAVERLNIPVIASGGAGSPDHIYKVLTEGGADAALAASIFHEGEYTVLEVKRFLRGRGVPVRIEEPV; this comes from the coding sequence TTGTTGACGAAGAGAATTATCCCATGCTTAGATGTAGACAAGGGTAAAGTGGTTAAAGGAGTTAGATTTAAGAACCTAAGGGTGGAAGGTGAACCAGCTCAGCTCGCAGCCGAGTATGACAGGCAGCAAGCTGACGAGCTAGTGTTTTTAGACATCACAGCATCCTACGAAGACCGAGCGATCCTCATAGACGCCGTCAAAAAAACGGCTGAAGCAATCTTCATACCCTTCACGGTTGGAGGAGGGGTTAGGGGTGTGCAAGACATGCTCAACATCCTCACCGCTGGAGCCGACAAGGTTTCAATCAACACGGCGGCCGTCAGATCCCCGAAAGTCGTCAGGGAGGCCTCCCAGCGATTTGGAAGTCAATGCGTCGTCGTAGCCGTCGACGCCAAAAGGAATTATGGCGCTTTAAAGGGTAGGGAGGTTGTGGAAACCCCTCAAGGCCCATGCTGGTGGGAGGTCTACATCGAAGGTGGAAGGACTCCTACAGGCCTCGACGCGTTGTCTTGGATGATGAAGGTCGAAAAGCTAGGCGCGGGGGAAATCCTGCTCACAAGCATGGACTGCGATGGAACAAGGTCTGGATATGACATAGAATTAACTAAAGCGGCGGTGGAGCGGTTAAACATCCCTGTCATAGCCAGCGGAGGCGCCGGCTCACCAGACCATATTTACAAGGTTTTAACGGAAGGAGGCGCGGACGCCGCCTTAGCAGCTTCAATATTCCACGAAGGAGAGTACACGGTCTTGGAGGTAAAACGGTTTCTAAGGGGTAGAGGGGTTCCGGTGAGGATTGAAGAGCCCGTTTAA
- the hisI gene encoding phosphoribosyl-AMP cyclohydrolase: MKSPFKLDKAEIEKILKEIDFEKMGGLLPVVTQEYSTQQVLMQAFMNREALKLTLKTGKVHYWSRSRGKLWRKGETSGHEQILIDAILDCDQDALLLKVKQVGICCHTGAETCFHNPIKS; the protein is encoded by the coding sequence TTGAAGAGCCCGTTTAAGCTGGACAAGGCGGAGATCGAAAAGATTCTTAAGGAAATCGACTTCGAAAAGATGGGCGGTCTCCTCCCCGTGGTAACTCAGGAATACTCAACTCAACAGGTTTTGATGCAAGCATTCATGAACAGGGAAGCGTTAAAACTCACCTTGAAAACAGGCAAAGTCCATTATTGGAGCAGGAGCAGGGGGAAGCTTTGGCGGAAGGGCGAAACCTCTGGACACGAGCAGATCCTCATAGACGCAATTCTGGACTGTGACCAAGACGCGTTGCTCCTCAAGGTTAAACAGGTTGGGATATGTTGCCACACCGGGGCTGAAACCTGCTTCCATAACCCGATTAAAAGTTAA
- the gatE gene encoding Glu-tRNA(Gln) amidotransferase subunit GatE, with translation MSSYTGLKVGLELHCQLKTSHKLFCNCPAKLSLKEPEKRLLRRLRPTQSELGEVDPAALFEFQRGRVICYEAEQESTCLVEADEEPPHQLNREALETALIISLMLEAKPVEEVHVMRKVVIDGSNTTGFQRTAAIALNGKLNLAEKEIPILHVSLEEDAARKTGESGLTVNYRIDRLGIPLIEVATGPVIYTPEEAEKVAYGVGRVLKATGRVQRGLGTIRQDLNVSVKGGALIEIKGVQRLDLISKVVSLEFQRQQALLAIAEELKKRGIKADDLGEPVNVTEVFKETRCKVFSKALQEGGVVLAVKLPGFHGLLGRELIPGVRLGTEMSWRAMFYGGVGGLFHTDELPGYGISEDETRLLKQHLSLNELDAAVLVADQPHKAVDAIHAVVDRAREALNGVPEETRAAQEDGATRYMRPRPGSARMYPETDIPPIVIEEEMIQSLKATLPEKPEMVTARLMEKYGLNRKLSEQLLDSDYMPLFEEVASKTHVAPSYVATILTEILKSLERQGVPVNQLPDEYILEVFQLVDKGVTAKESVEPILEWLATHPTSNPTDAINALNLKMIEPDELEKQVDQVLKENVDLIKNLGKASAGKILGLVMRNLRGRVSPQQLLPIIEAKVEDYLKRQE, from the coding sequence TTGAGCTCCTACACGGGTTTGAAGGTGGGTTTAGAGCTTCACTGCCAGTTGAAAACATCCCATAAACTCTTCTGCAACTGTCCAGCCAAGCTATCGTTAAAGGAGCCTGAAAAGAGGTTGCTGAGACGTTTGAGGCCGACTCAAAGCGAGTTGGGAGAGGTAGACCCAGCCGCCCTCTTCGAGTTTCAAAGGGGCAGGGTCATCTGCTACGAAGCCGAACAAGAGTCCACATGCCTTGTCGAAGCCGATGAAGAGCCCCCTCACCAGTTGAACAGAGAAGCCTTAGAAACCGCCCTAATAATATCCCTAATGCTTGAAGCCAAGCCCGTCGAAGAGGTTCACGTCATGAGAAAGGTAGTGATCGACGGGTCAAATACAACCGGCTTCCAGCGAACAGCCGCCATCGCCCTAAACGGCAAGCTGAACTTGGCTGAAAAGGAAATACCAATACTCCACGTCAGCCTCGAAGAGGACGCGGCTAGAAAAACAGGGGAATCGGGGTTAACGGTAAACTATCGGATCGATAGGCTGGGAATCCCCCTGATTGAGGTGGCAACAGGACCTGTGATCTACACCCCTGAAGAGGCTGAAAAAGTCGCGTATGGAGTCGGCAGGGTCCTGAAGGCCACTGGAAGGGTTCAGAGAGGGCTAGGCACCATTCGACAGGACCTAAACGTCTCGGTGAAAGGCGGCGCCTTGATTGAAATTAAAGGCGTTCAAAGACTCGACTTGATCTCTAAGGTGGTGTCCCTCGAATTCCAAAGACAACAGGCATTATTGGCCATCGCCGAGGAGTTAAAGAAGAGGGGGATAAAAGCCGATGATCTGGGGGAACCAGTGAACGTGACGGAGGTATTTAAGGAAACCAGGTGCAAAGTATTCAGCAAGGCCCTCCAGGAAGGCGGAGTCGTCTTAGCAGTAAAGCTGCCTGGTTTCCATGGACTGTTGGGCCGAGAGCTCATACCTGGAGTGAGGTTAGGAACCGAGATGAGCTGGAGGGCGATGTTCTACGGAGGCGTAGGGGGGTTATTCCACACCGACGAATTACCAGGATACGGAATCTCAGAAGATGAAACCCGGCTACTAAAACAGCACCTTTCCTTAAACGAATTGGACGCTGCCGTTTTGGTGGCGGATCAGCCCCATAAGGCGGTGGACGCAATACACGCCGTCGTCGATAGGGCTAGGGAAGCCTTAAACGGAGTACCTGAGGAAACAAGGGCTGCTCAGGAAGATGGAGCAACCCGGTACATGCGGCCGAGGCCGGGGTCGGCAAGAATGTACCCTGAAACAGACATACCTCCCATCGTGATTGAAGAGGAGATGATTCAGAGTTTAAAAGCCACCTTGCCTGAAAAACCTGAGATGGTCACCGCCAGGTTGATGGAGAAGTATGGTTTGAACAGGAAACTGTCGGAGCAGTTACTCGACTCAGATTACATGCCGCTTTTCGAGGAGGTGGCTTCAAAAACCCATGTAGCGCCCAGCTATGTGGCCACTATCCTTACTGAAATCTTGAAAAGTTTGGAGAGGCAAGGCGTTCCGGTAAATCAACTCCCCGACGAATACATCCTAGAAGTGTTCCAGCTGGTCGACAAAGGAGTGACTGCGAAGGAATCCGTTGAACCTATATTGGAATGGCTCGCCACGCATCCCACTTCAAACCCTACAGACGCGATCAACGCGCTTAACCTAAAGATGATCGAACCCGATGAGCTGGAGAAACAGGTTGACCAGGTTTTAAAGGAAAACGTCGACCTCATCAAGAATCTGGGAAAGGCCTCAGCCGGTAAGATCCTAGGGCTCGTGATGAGAAACCTCAGAGGGCGAGTAAGTCCGCAACAACTTTTACCCATAATCGAAGCCAAAGTGGAGGACTATCTTAAGCGCCAAGAATAG
- the gatD gene encoding Glu-tRNA(Gln) amidotransferase subunit GatD, which yields MLQEAGAQIGDLIEVTRDGESMKGFLMPRSEYDDEDHIVLKLSSGYNVGLRVSRGAAVKVLEKGVKPAFKRPPRPPSRPGLPDAYVISTGGTIASRVDYRTGGVEPALNAEDLYSIYPELSELANINTMVLYSEFSENLTKEHWAGMARATAEALNSGAQGVVICHGTDTMGYTAAALSFILQNPPIPIILVGSQRSSDRPSSDAPSNLIAALKISLSAPIAGVYVAMHESPSDEYIAVHKGVKVRKCHTSSRDAFKSINASLAARYHTLTGEIQILDKHLPQRRNGGDVKLEENMDDNVCLVKFYPGMKPKILESILESGVRGVILEGSGLGHVSKALYEPIRKAVERGVFVGMTSQCLWGRVNLNVYYTGRDLLKIGVIPLEDMLPETALVKLMWVLGRARSLEEAKDLMTKNLVGEISETRWFQGCKP from the coding sequence CTGCTTCAAGAAGCCGGAGCCCAAATCGGCGACTTAATAGAGGTGACGAGGGATGGTGAATCGATGAAAGGTTTTCTAATGCCTAGATCCGAGTACGACGACGAAGATCACATAGTCTTGAAGCTGAGCAGCGGCTATAATGTGGGTTTAAGGGTGAGTCGAGGCGCGGCGGTAAAGGTTTTGGAGAAAGGCGTTAAACCCGCGTTCAAGAGGCCTCCAAGGCCGCCTTCAAGGCCCGGCCTCCCAGATGCCTATGTGATCAGCACGGGTGGAACCATCGCCAGCCGAGTCGACTATCGAACGGGTGGGGTGGAGCCCGCCTTAAACGCGGAAGACCTCTACAGCATATATCCCGAGCTTTCAGAGCTGGCTAACATTAACACGATGGTCCTTTACAGCGAGTTCAGCGAAAACCTCACAAAGGAGCATTGGGCTGGAATGGCGAGGGCGACCGCCGAGGCCCTTAACTCAGGTGCTCAAGGAGTAGTAATATGCCATGGCACAGACACCATGGGGTATACGGCCGCTGCCCTGAGCTTCATTCTGCAAAACCCACCGATTCCCATCATCTTGGTTGGTTCACAACGATCCTCCGATAGGCCCAGCTCAGACGCCCCCTCGAACCTCATAGCCGCTTTGAAAATTTCGCTCTCAGCCCCCATCGCCGGAGTCTACGTCGCCATGCATGAAAGCCCATCCGACGAGTACATCGCAGTCCATAAAGGGGTAAAGGTTCGGAAATGCCACACCAGCTCCAGGGATGCTTTTAAATCCATAAACGCCTCCCTAGCTGCCCGATACCACACCTTGACAGGAGAGATCCAAATATTGGATAAGCATCTACCCCAGCGAAGGAACGGTGGCGACGTTAAACTGGAGGAGAATATGGATGACAACGTTTGCTTAGTAAAATTCTACCCTGGCATGAAGCCGAAGATCTTAGAGTCGATCCTCGAGTCCGGGGTGAGGGGCGTCATATTGGAGGGAAGCGGCCTAGGCCATGTAAGCAAAGCCCTCTACGAACCCATCCGAAAAGCCGTGGAGCGGGGAGTGTTCGTCGGCATGACCTCTCAATGCCTATGGGGTAGGGTAAACCTCAACGTCTACTACACGGGCAGAGACCTCCTTAAGATCGGTGTCATTCCGCTGGAAGACATGTTGCCTGAGACTGCGTTGGTAAAGTTGATGTGGGTTCTAGGTCGAGCCCGCAGCCTAGAGGAGGCTAAAGACCTTATGACGAAAAACCTCGTCGGAGAGATCTCTGAGACACGGTGGTTTCAAGGCTGTAAACCTTAA